The following are encoded together in the Bacteroidales bacterium MB20-C3-3 genome:
- a CDS encoding WbqC family protein has product MKSRVNRVILSTAYLPPVEYISAIYHSEKAEIEQYERYQKQSYRSRCHIYGASGLLPLTIPVSRLNGHYLPIREMKIDYSGKWQQEHWRAIVSAYRTSPFFEYYEDDFAPFYKTVKYENLFDFNLELINLICQLTGINCKLELSSEFNHTYDESLITDLREVIHPKKSPYTPSAKKESGQYFQVFAHKHGFIPNLSSVDLLFNEGPDSISYL; this is encoded by the coding sequence TTGAAGAGTAGAGTCAACAGGGTGATACTCTCAACTGCTTATCTTCCTCCTGTCGAGTATATAAGTGCAATATACCATTCAGAAAAAGCAGAAATAGAGCAGTACGAGAGGTATCAGAAACAGAGTTACAGAAGCCGTTGTCACATTTATGGTGCCAGCGGCCTTCTTCCTTTAACTATCCCCGTATCAAGATTAAATGGCCATTACCTCCCAATAAGAGAGATGAAGATTGATTATTCGGGGAAGTGGCAGCAGGAGCATTGGAGAGCCATTGTATCTGCATACAGAACATCTCCCTTCTTTGAATATTATGAAGATGACTTTGCCCCCTTCTACAAAACAGTTAAATATGAGAATCTTTTTGATTTCAATTTAGAGTTGATTAATCTGATTTGCCAGCTTACCGGGATTAATTGTAAATTGGAATTATCCTCAGAGTTCAACCATACATACGATGAATCGTTAATAACAGATCTGAGAGAGGTTATTCATCCCAAAAAATCACCATATACACCCTCCGCTAAAAAAGAGAGTGGGCAATACTTTCAGGTATTTGCCCACAAACATGGTTTTATTCCAAATCTTTCATCCGTAGACCTTCTCTTCAATGAAGGCCCTGATTCCATAAGTTATCTCTAA
- a CDS encoding DUF3078 domain-containing protein: MGRINYLLSIFLILGLSNVAAAQEVKSGQQVVNLSAHQKIAFDIANSIKMPELVKKEPPKPNPWTKGTQVQIGFSQMSLTNWAAGGFSSVALNAYVNKFNHWEIDKMFWENRLQLAWGFINSFGDKFKKSDDKIIFDSKFGYKSFKKVFISAAFNFRSQFSNSFNYPASGSKVLVSGPFSPAYLSFGIGLDYKPAKPVSINFSPLTSNLVIVSQESLRVKYGNRIDQPAKLELGAQLKIDYKQQLTKDLAIASNLVFFSDFLHNPQNIKVYWDLFIDSKINRYFSANIRTNLIYDDNILIPDKDGLLDKRVQFKEILSVGFSYTFGQIKK; encoded by the coding sequence ATGGGAAGGATAAACTATCTGTTATCAATTTTTTTGATTTTAGGTCTATCTAATGTTGCAGCTGCTCAGGAAGTAAAGAGCGGGCAACAGGTTGTTAACCTAAGTGCTCACCAAAAAATTGCTTTTGATATTGCAAATAGTATAAAGATGCCTGAGTTGGTAAAGAAGGAGCCCCCAAAACCAAATCCGTGGACAAAGGGTACTCAGGTTCAGATAGGATTTTCTCAGATGTCGCTGACTAACTGGGCTGCCGGGGGTTTCTCATCAGTGGCATTAAATGCCTATGTGAATAAGTTCAACCACTGGGAGATTGATAAAATGTTTTGGGAAAACAGACTTCAGCTTGCCTGGGGGTTTATTAACTCATTTGGTGATAAATTCAAGAAGAGCGATGATAAGATAATATTTGACAGTAAATTTGGATACAAATCTTTCAAGAAGGTCTTTATATCAGCTGCTTTCAATTTCAGATCTCAGTTCTCTAACTCCTTTAATTACCCCGCATCAGGCAGCAAGGTTCTTGTCTCAGGCCCTTTCTCTCCTGCATACCTCTCTTTTGGTATTGGTCTTGATTATAAACCGGCAAAACCTGTTTCAATTAACTTTTCACCACTCACAAGCAATCTCGTGATTGTTTCTCAGGAGAGTCTGAGGGTAAAATATGGTAACAGAATTGATCAGCCTGCTAAGCTTGAACTTGGAGCTCAATTGAAAATAGATTACAAACAGCAATTGACAAAAGATCTGGCAATTGCCTCAAACCTTGTGTTTTTCTCTGATTTTCTGCATAACCCGCAGAATATAAAGGTTTACTGGGATCTATTTATTGACAGTAAAATCAACAGATATTTCTCCGCAAATATCAGAACAAACCTAATTTACGACGACAATATTTTAATTCCGGATAAGGATGGGCTCCTTGATAAAAGAGTTCAGTTCAAAGAGATTCTGTCAGTTGGATTCTCTTACACATTTGGCCAGATAAAGAAATAG
- the lpxA gene encoding acyl-ACP--UDP-N-acetylglucosamine O-acyltransferase: MNYIHPNAKIGTGVTVDPFSYIAENVEIGEGTWIGPHVTILDYVKIGKNCKIFPGAVIGAIPQDLKFAGEITYVEIGDNTTIRECATVNRGTSFSGKGVTRIGENCMVMSYVHVAHDCRIGNNVILVSYVALAGETNVDDYAIIGGHSAAHQFTNIGAHAMISGVSSIYKDVPPYVLAGHRPLAYFNLNIVGLRRRGFSNEQIQQISDIYRVIYRSGLNTSDACAKVEAEFEETPEKRIILDFIKSSKRGIIKRTTDTIEE, from the coding sequence ATGAATTATATTCATCCGAATGCAAAAATAGGAACAGGTGTAACAGTTGACCCATTCTCCTATATAGCTGAAAATGTTGAGATAGGAGAGGGTACCTGGATTGGACCCCATGTGACTATTTTGGATTATGTGAAAATTGGTAAGAATTGCAAGATCTTTCCGGGTGCTGTCATTGGTGCAATACCTCAGGATCTGAAGTTTGCCGGTGAAATTACCTATGTAGAGATTGGAGATAATACTACAATAAGGGAGTGCGCTACAGTTAACAGGGGAACCTCTTTTAGCGGAAAAGGAGTCACCAGGATTGGTGAAAATTGTATGGTAATGTCTTATGTCCATGTGGCTCACGATTGCAGAATCGGGAACAATGTAATTCTTGTGAGCTATGTTGCTCTTGCAGGAGAGACAAATGTTGATGATTATGCTATTATTGGCGGCCATTCAGCTGCTCATCAGTTTACAAATATTGGTGCACATGCTATGATTTCAGGTGTGTCCAGTATTTATAAGGATGTTCCTCCATATGTTCTGGCAGGACACAGACCCCTGGCATATTTTAACCTGAATATAGTTGGTCTTAGAAGAAGGGGATTCTCAAATGAGCAAATTCAGCAGATAAGTGATATTTACAGGGTAATCTACAGAAGCGGATTGAATACTTCCGACGCCTGTGCCAAAGTTGAGGCAGAGTTTGAAGAGACGCCTGAAAAGAGAATTATTCTTGATTTTATTAAATCATCAAAAAGAGGGATAATAAAGAGAACTACAGATACCATTGAAGAGTAG
- the tilS gene encoding tRNA lysidine(34) synthetase TilS has translation MLRERFKSKLLSLVTPGEEVSGGKVPGVLLAVSGGVDSMTMAHLFHSIGYNNFSVATVNFSLRGEESDGDMQLVQDWCRERGIVCYSKRFDTESYANESGISTQMAARDLRYGWFSRLCIDNGFAYLAVAHNLNDKIETLFINLLRGTGINGLSSIKESSNPAGFGMTVIRPLIEFSREEILVYSDSEKVPFRHDSTNFESHYSRNKIRNQVFPVFEEINPSYLKTLEREISLFSDAAKVIEQRFDEIKGMALSILTGGNEIARISIPVLRNFGNEKYWLYLLLEEWGFSPDVVNDIYNSLDSQSGKLFYSSGYELLKDRNYLIIRDISASAIDDIDLNIISVKIYDVTSGFKPLPSNIIFYLDADLTGENILFRRWRDGDRFNPLGMKGSKKISDFLTDLKRDRFSKEKRIVATTEDDRIICLLGERIDHNYRITQDTRRVLEISLNI, from the coding sequence ATGTTAAGGGAGAGGTTTAAAAGTAAATTGCTCTCTCTGGTAACTCCCGGAGAGGAAGTTTCGGGAGGTAAAGTTCCGGGAGTACTTCTTGCTGTAAGCGGAGGTGTTGATTCAATGACAATGGCTCATCTGTTTCATTCAATTGGTTATAATAACTTCTCAGTTGCTACTGTTAATTTTTCACTCAGGGGAGAGGAGAGCGATGGAGATATGCAGCTGGTTCAGGATTGGTGCAGAGAGAGGGGAATTGTTTGCTATTCTAAGAGATTTGATACTGAATCTTATGCAAATGAGTCTGGTATTTCAACTCAGATGGCAGCCAGAGATTTAAGATATGGATGGTTCTCCCGGCTCTGTATTGATAATGGTTTTGCTTACCTTGCAGTTGCTCATAATCTTAATGATAAAATTGAGACTCTTTTTATTAATCTTTTAAGAGGTACTGGGATAAATGGATTGTCATCAATAAAAGAGTCATCTAATCCGGCTGGATTTGGGATGACCGTTATAAGACCTTTAATTGAATTCTCAAGGGAGGAGATTCTAGTCTACTCTGATTCTGAAAAGGTCCCTTTCAGACATGACAGTACCAATTTTGAATCCCATTACTCAAGAAATAAGATCAGAAATCAGGTATTTCCTGTATTCGAGGAGATTAATCCATCCTATCTCAAGACGCTGGAGAGGGAGATTTCTCTCTTTTCCGATGCTGCTAAAGTTATTGAGCAAAGGTTTGATGAGATTAAAGGGATGGCCCTCTCAATTTTAACAGGTGGTAATGAGATTGCAAGGATATCAATACCTGTACTCAGGAATTTTGGAAACGAAAAATATTGGCTCTATTTGCTGCTTGAGGAGTGGGGCTTCTCACCCGATGTTGTAAATGATATATATAATTCTTTAGATTCTCAGTCAGGCAAGCTCTTTTATTCAAGTGGTTACGAGCTGCTTAAGGATAGGAATTATTTAATTATCAGAGATATATCCGCAAGTGCTATTGATGATATTGACTTAAACATTATCTCTGTCAAAATTTATGATGTAACCTCAGGTTTTAAACCCTTGCCCTCAAACATTATATTTTATCTTGATGCGGATTTAACAGGCGAGAATATTCTTTTCAGAAGATGGCGTGACGGAGACAGGTTTAATCCATTAGGGATGAAGGGGAGCAAAAAGATAAGCGATTTTCTGACAGATTTAAAAAGAGACAGATTCAGTAAAGAAAAGAGAATTGTGGCCACTACTGAAGATGACAGAATTATTTGTCTTCTCGGAGAGCGTATTGACCACAATTATCGTATAACCCAAGATACCAGAAGAGTATTGGAAATATCCCTTAATATATAG
- the sppA gene encoding signal peptide peptidase SppA — translation MKNFLKIVAATLIGSLIAMLAGFFLFMGFISSLASFTESKTPVVPSSAVMALNFSPAITEQSVEDPFSSLNPFSSETSKSSGILEFVQTIDRAASDPRIKFIYMNVNQVNAGISHIEEIREALIRFRESGKPVIAYADNYSQGAYYLASAADKVYLNPAGTATLTGLSMSPLFFKDLLDKTGVEVQLIRHGKFKAAAEQFISNKMSEENKEQLQAYISSVWNGWTQAISESRGIPAEKIDLLADNLELANAKDVLDAGLVDELLYKDQLTKNLVNLFGVEEEKDLKIISSSAYSKASKKTDFKQKNKVAVLYANGDIIMGKSDENIASDTFQELISKINKDSTIKAVVLRVNSPGGSAQSSDIIERELALLRENKPVVVSMGDYAASGGYWIASNADKIFTGNSTLTGSIGVFSMVINAQKAMNKHLHIYSNSVNTNKHSDIMSGYRPLNNEEIEFIRGGVEEIYSDFIELVSKGRAISIEGVDSVGQGRIWSGADALKIGLADEKGGLVDAINSAAAMAGIENWRLVEYPVIKSQMDKLLETFSEMESSAKVISSPELLIEKAYKSLKRESGVKNFARLPFNVEIAL, via the coding sequence ATGAAAAATTTTCTGAAAATTGTTGCCGCTACATTGATTGGGTCTTTGATTGCAATGCTGGCAGGCTTTTTCCTTTTTATGGGATTTATATCATCTTTAGCCTCTTTTACGGAGAGCAAAACTCCTGTTGTTCCATCGAGTGCCGTTATGGCCCTTAACTTTTCACCTGCAATAACAGAGCAATCGGTTGAAGATCCTTTTTCTTCACTAAACCCTTTTAGTTCAGAAACCAGTAAAAGCTCAGGAATATTAGAGTTTGTTCAGACAATTGATCGTGCCGCATCTGACCCCAGGATCAAGTTCATATATATGAATGTAAACCAGGTGAATGCAGGCATATCACATATTGAAGAGATAAGGGAGGCACTTATCAGATTCAGAGAGAGTGGCAAGCCTGTCATAGCATATGCAGACAACTACAGCCAGGGGGCATACTATCTGGCCTCTGCTGCAGACAAGGTATATCTGAATCCTGCAGGAACAGCTACACTGACAGGGCTTAGTATGAGTCCGTTATTTTTTAAAGATCTGCTTGACAAAACAGGGGTTGAAGTACAACTTATAAGGCATGGTAAATTCAAAGCTGCCGCCGAACAGTTCATCAGCAACAAAATGAGTGAGGAGAACAAAGAGCAACTGCAGGCTTATATATCTTCTGTCTGGAACGGATGGACTCAGGCAATATCTGAATCAAGAGGTATCCCGGCAGAGAAAATAGATCTTCTTGCCGATAATCTGGAACTGGCAAATGCTAAAGATGTGCTTGATGCAGGTCTTGTAGATGAGCTATTGTACAAGGACCAACTGACAAAGAATCTTGTTAATCTTTTTGGAGTTGAAGAGGAGAAAGATCTTAAAATTATCTCTTCTTCTGCTTACTCTAAAGCCAGTAAGAAAACAGACTTTAAACAGAAAAACAAAGTTGCGGTCCTCTATGCAAACGGAGACATAATAATGGGTAAGTCAGATGAAAATATTGCTTCTGACACATTCCAGGAGCTAATATCAAAGATTAACAAAGACAGCACGATAAAGGCTGTTGTTTTAAGAGTTAACTCTCCGGGTGGATCTGCACAGAGCTCAGACATAATTGAAAGAGAGCTTGCTCTGCTTAGAGAGAACAAACCTGTTGTTGTAAGTATGGGTGATTATGCAGCATCCGGCGGATACTGGATTGCCTCCAATGCAGATAAAATCTTCACAGGCAACTCTACCCTGACCGGATCAATAGGAGTGTTCAGTATGGTCATTAATGCCCAGAAGGCAATGAACAAACATCTGCATATATATTCAAACAGCGTAAACACCAACAAGCACAGTGATATAATGAGCGGATACAGACCATTGAACAACGAAGAGATTGAGTTTATAAGAGGTGGTGTAGAGGAGATTTACTCAGATTTCATTGAGCTGGTATCAAAAGGAAGAGCTATCTCTATTGAGGGAGTTGACTCAGTTGGTCAAGGCAGAATATGGTCAGGAGCAGACGCCCTAAAAATTGGTTTGGCAGACGAAAAAGGTGGTCTGGTTGATGCCATAAACAGTGCTGCGGCAATGGCCGGTATAGAGAACTGGAGATTAGTTGAATACCCGGTAATAAAATCTCAAATGGACAAACTCCTGGAGACATTCTCTGAAATGGAAAGTAGTGCAAAGGTTATCTCTTCTCCGGAATTACTGATTGAAAAGGCATACAAGTCGCTAAAGAGAGAGAGTGGGGTCAAAAATTTTGCAAGATTACCTTTTAATGTAGAAATAGCTCTTTAA
- the proS gene encoding proline--tRNA ligase, producing the protein MTKMAKEISNREENYSLWYNNLVIKADLAENSAVRGCMVIKPYGYAIWEKIQAQLDKMFKETGHVNAYFPLFIPKSFLSKEAEHVEGFAKECAVVTHHRLMTNPDGPGVVVDPDAKLEEELIVRPTSETIIWNTYKNWIKSYRDLPILVNQWANVVRWEMRTRLFLRTAEFLWQEGHTAHATKEEAIEETQKMVQVYAKFAREFMALPVLVGSKTESERFAGALDTLCIEALMQDGKALQAGTSHFLGQNFAKAFDVQYQSKEGSLEYVWATSWGVSTRLMGALIMAHSDNNGLVLPPKLAPIHVVMVPIFKTEEESEKIITKMKEIKEGLEKLGITSKIDDRDNLRSGFKFAEWELKGVPVRIAIGPRDLENGTIELARRDTLTKSSVSRDGVEEHIKALLDEIQDNIYNKAYKFREENTFEVNDWETFKLKIEDGGFLLCHWDGTAETEERIKAETKATIRCIPLENVKEEEGLCIYSGKPSKRRVIFARAY; encoded by the coding sequence ATTACCAAAATGGCAAAAGAGATAAGCAACAGAGAGGAAAATTATTCACTTTGGTACAATAACCTTGTAATTAAAGCAGATTTAGCTGAAAATTCAGCTGTTAGAGGCTGCATGGTTATTAAGCCATACGGATATGCAATTTGGGAAAAAATTCAAGCTCAGCTTGATAAAATGTTTAAAGAGACAGGTCATGTCAATGCATATTTCCCTCTGTTCATTCCAAAATCTTTTCTTAGTAAGGAGGCTGAACATGTTGAGGGTTTTGCAAAAGAGTGTGCTGTAGTAACTCACCACAGACTTATGACAAATCCTGACGGACCGGGGGTAGTTGTTGATCCCGATGCAAAGCTTGAAGAGGAGCTGATTGTCAGACCAACATCAGAGACAATTATCTGGAATACATATAAAAACTGGATTAAGTCATACAGAGACCTTCCAATTCTGGTCAATCAGTGGGCAAATGTTGTGAGGTGGGAGATGAGAACAAGACTATTTCTCCGTACTGCCGAATTTCTCTGGCAGGAGGGACATACTGCTCACGCCACAAAAGAGGAGGCTATTGAAGAGACTCAGAAAATGGTTCAGGTATATGCAAAATTCGCAAGAGAATTTATGGCTCTGCCAGTACTTGTTGGCTCTAAAACCGAGAGTGAAAGATTTGCAGGAGCATTAGACACTTTGTGTATTGAGGCCCTTATGCAGGATGGAAAAGCACTTCAGGCGGGTACATCTCATTTTCTTGGACAAAATTTTGCTAAAGCATTTGATGTTCAGTATCAGAGTAAAGAGGGGTCCCTCGAATATGTGTGGGCTACATCCTGGGGGGTTTCAACAAGGTTGATGGGAGCACTGATTATGGCTCACAGTGATAATAACGGACTTGTACTTCCTCCTAAACTTGCTCCTATCCATGTTGTTATGGTTCCAATTTTTAAAACAGAAGAGGAGAGTGAGAAGATTATTACTAAGATGAAGGAGATAAAAGAGGGTTTGGAAAAGCTTGGAATCACCTCAAAAATTGATGACAGGGATAATCTCAGATCAGGCTTTAAATTTGCCGAGTGGGAGCTGAAGGGTGTTCCTGTGAGAATAGCAATAGGCCCTCGTGATTTGGAAAATGGTACAATAGAGCTTGCCAGGAGGGATACACTTACAAAAAGCTCCGTAAGCAGAGATGGTGTTGAAGAGCACATTAAAGCACTCCTTGATGAAATACAGGACAATATTTATAATAAAGCATATAAATTCAGGGAGGAGAACACTTTTGAAGTTAATGACTGGGAGACATTTAAATTGAAAATTGAGGATGGCGGATTTCTTTTATGTCATTGGGACGGAACTGCAGAAACAGAGGAGCGGATAAAGGCTGAAACAAAAGCAACCATAAGATGTATTCCTCTTGAAAATGTAAAAGAGGAGGAGGGTCTTTGTATCTATTCCGGAAAACCATCCAAAAGAAGAGTTATATTTGCAAGAGCATATTAA
- a CDS encoding TonB-dependent receptor, with amino-acid sequence MIKKIFLYILLIVAFGTINAQTTSGVVKVRKAGGEVEPLAYASVYWLEGKVSAETNERGEFTLNTKGSAEISIVAAFVGHTKDTVRASSGSRNIELILREDAELEAARLVERQEGNYLSKMTPVKTEVITAAGLCKMACCNLAESFENSASVTVGYSDAITGARQIRLLGLSGTYTQMLDENRPAMRGVAAPFGLSYVPGQWLESIQIAKGPSSVVNGLEAITGQINLEHRKPTAEQPLFLNLFLGSTLRTEANIASSLQLNPKWSTVILGHFSTDPMGHDGNHDGFKDEPVSMQFNLSNRWLYVADNGAQVRFGFRALSDDRVAGMNEYKKGMEITNTLWGSEIKNKGLNGYLKVGIPLNEDNSKNIATVADYTWHRMNSFFGKNRFDAIQNSAFLNIMFQNQIDEYHKYVLGLSGQYDNFDEVLTAPFFGIWSADRNTGREESSAGAYGEYTYTNGEKVSVVAGLRLDRNNIHGWLFAPRLNVKYAFTDKLIFRASGGRGFRSPNQISDNLGILSTGRQIVLEEKPDIEDAWTYGANFTVYLPFGFNENSYLSFDYFRTDFNKQLLIDQERDISRIWLYNLEGRSFTNTYQADFSTEPFERFTVLATFRYTDSKATYHGQGLIERALTGRYKGVLNIQYATRMNKWTFDFTAQINGPSRLPHFMGGGLSPVYPMFFAQITKKFRDLDIYVGGENLGNYKQPHPIMGADNPYSPEFNSTLIWGPLMGRKVYAGLRFTLWK; translated from the coding sequence ATGATCAAAAAAATTTTCCTATATATATTATTGATTGTTGCATTTGGAACAATTAATGCACAGACAACAAGCGGAGTTGTTAAAGTCCGCAAAGCGGGCGGTGAGGTTGAACCACTTGCCTACGCCTCTGTTTACTGGCTTGAGGGTAAAGTCTCAGCAGAGACAAACGAGAGGGGTGAATTTACTTTAAATACAAAAGGATCTGCAGAGATATCCATTGTAGCTGCTTTTGTCGGTCACACCAAAGATACGGTAAGGGCAAGCTCAGGTTCGAGAAATATTGAACTCATTCTTAGAGAAGATGCAGAGCTTGAGGCAGCCAGACTTGTTGAAAGACAAGAGGGAAACTATCTTTCAAAAATGACACCTGTCAAGACCGAGGTTATAACTGCCGCCGGTCTGTGCAAAATGGCCTGTTGCAATCTGGCTGAGAGTTTTGAAAATTCAGCAAGTGTAACAGTTGGTTATTCGGACGCCATTACCGGGGCCAGACAGATTAGACTCCTTGGCTTATCGGGAACATACACACAGATGCTTGACGAAAACCGACCCGCGATGAGAGGGGTAGCAGCTCCTTTCGGCCTCTCATATGTTCCCGGACAGTGGCTTGAGAGCATTCAGATAGCAAAAGGGCCATCGTCTGTTGTAAACGGGCTTGAGGCAATAACCGGCCAGATAAATCTTGAACATCGCAAACCAACTGCGGAACAGCCTCTGTTCCTCAACCTTTTTCTTGGCAGCACTTTGAGAACTGAGGCAAATATTGCATCATCTCTTCAACTTAATCCAAAGTGGAGTACTGTTATACTTGGACACTTCTCTACCGATCCGATGGGCCACGACGGAAACCATGATGGTTTCAAGGACGAGCCTGTTTCAATGCAGTTTAATCTCTCCAACAGATGGCTCTATGTTGCCGACAACGGAGCACAGGTGAGATTTGGATTCAGAGCTTTGTCTGATGACAGGGTTGCTGGGATGAATGAGTACAAAAAGGGTATGGAGATTACCAATACACTCTGGGGCTCAGAAATAAAAAATAAGGGGCTTAACGGATATCTGAAGGTGGGTATTCCTCTTAATGAGGATAACAGTAAAAATATCGCAACTGTGGCAGATTATACATGGCACAGAATGAACTCGTTTTTTGGAAAGAACAGATTTGACGCAATTCAGAATTCAGCCTTTCTGAACATAATGTTTCAGAATCAGATAGATGAATACCATAAATATGTTCTGGGTTTAAGTGGTCAGTATGACAATTTTGATGAAGTGTTAACGGCTCCTTTTTTTGGGATATGGAGCGCTGACAGGAATACCGGAAGAGAGGAGAGTTCTGCCGGTGCGTATGGTGAGTATACTTATACAAACGGAGAGAAGGTCTCTGTAGTTGCCGGGCTAAGGCTTGACAGGAACAACATTCACGGATGGCTCTTTGCACCAAGGTTAAATGTTAAATATGCATTTACAGACAAGCTTATTTTCAGGGCATCAGGAGGTCGCGGCTTCAGATCCCCAAATCAGATCTCTGATAATCTTGGTATTCTCTCAACAGGCAGGCAAATTGTGCTGGAGGAGAAACCGGATATTGAAGATGCCTGGACCTACGGAGCAAATTTTACGGTTTATCTTCCGTTTGGATTCAACGAAAACAGTTATCTGAGTTTTGACTACTTCCGTACAGATTTCAACAAACAACTTTTGATTGATCAGGAGAGAGATATCTCGAGGATATGGCTTTACAATCTTGAAGGGAGATCTTTTACAAATACTTATCAGGCAGACTTCTCCACAGAGCCTTTTGAGAGATTTACTGTTCTTGCAACATTCAGATATACAGATTCAAAAGCAACCTATCACGGACAGGGACTTATTGAGAGAGCCCTGACCGGAAGATATAAAGGGGTGTTAAATATTCAGTATGCTACCAGAATGAACAAATGGACATTTGATTTCACAGCTCAGATAAATGGACCTTCAAGATTGCCACATTTTATGGGTGGGGGACTCTCCCCAGTCTATCCAATGTTCTTTGCTCAGATAACTAAAAAATTCAGGGATCTTGATATATATGTGGGTGGTGAAAACCTCGGGAACTACAAACAGCCTCATCCTATAATGGGGGCAGATAATCCATATTCACCAGAATTCAATTCTACCCTTATATGGGGCCCTCTTATGGGAAGGAAAGTTTACGCAGGTTTGAGATTTACTCTCTGGAAATAA
- a CDS encoding TolC family protein: MFRLIIQLLAFAFFSISVYARPSQKIKIKISLEEAIEIAKDQSPSALVAKHNFLASYWQFRAFKAQLLPSLNLSATLGNYNRSLVPLQNSETGEINYVANNNMKNSLSLSIDQNIALTGGRISLFTSLYRLDQFSSGKPANYNSQPINITYIQPLRTYNNLKWDKVTEPRRFERAKRRYLEQMENIIGNVIPLYFDVLQAQQRLAMSSKNYDNTMSLYKLTKERYERGLISKNDVLQLELRMINDNLSINDHKLNLDMRMLRLKTFMGYNEHVELDLEVPKSGPDITLNFDEVLDKAYKNSSFLLDNELELLSAEQEVERNKANTGIQANLNAQFGLTQQGEELGKAYSNPMDQQIVSLGLRLPIVDWGLGKGRVKMAKSRQELVKAQVDQELNEFKQNVFIKVIQFNNQVEQCNLSSRADSISKERYEYARAQFMDGTIGVTELNNAQNEKDNASNRYINDLGNFWQYYFNIRKMSLFDYLTREDLSAEFDKMVGN; the protein is encoded by the coding sequence ATGTTCAGATTAATAATACAGCTGCTGGCCTTTGCTTTTTTTTCCATCTCCGTGTACGCCCGTCCGTCTCAAAAAATTAAAATTAAGATTTCTCTGGAGGAGGCAATTGAAATAGCAAAGGATCAATCTCCATCTGCATTGGTTGCTAAACATAATTTTCTAGCAAGCTACTGGCAATTCAGAGCCTTTAAGGCACAGTTACTTCCATCTCTTAATCTCTCTGCCACCCTGGGAAATTACAACAGATCCCTTGTACCACTGCAGAATTCTGAGACAGGTGAGATCAACTATGTTGCAAATAATAATATGAAAAACTCTCTCTCACTCTCAATTGATCAGAATATTGCTCTGACCGGAGGGAGGATTTCTCTCTTTACAAGTCTCTACAGGCTGGATCAGTTTAGTTCAGGTAAACCTGCCAATTATAATTCTCAGCCAATAAATATTACATATATTCAGCCACTCAGAACTTACAACAATTTAAAATGGGACAAAGTTACTGAGCCCCGCAGATTCGAAAGAGCTAAAAGGCGGTATTTGGAGCAGATGGAAAATATTATCGGGAATGTAATACCTCTCTATTTTGATGTTTTACAGGCACAGCAGAGACTTGCTATGTCAAGCAAGAACTACGATAACACAATGTCTCTTTATAAACTGACCAAGGAGAGATATGAGAGGGGTTTAATATCTAAGAATGATGTACTTCAGCTGGAACTCAGAATGATAAATGATAATCTCTCCATAAATGATCATAAGCTAAACCTGGATATGAGGATGTTAAGACTAAAGACATTTATGGGTTATAATGAACATGTGGAACTAGATCTTGAGGTACCCAAGTCCGGGCCGGATATAACACTAAACTTTGACGAAGTTCTTGATAAAGCATACAAAAACTCCTCATTTCTTCTGGATAACGAACTGGAGCTTCTAAGCGCAGAACAGGAGGTTGAGCGAAATAAAGCCAATACAGGCATTCAGGCAAATCTGAATGCCCAGTTTGGCCTGACTCAGCAGGGAGAGGAGCTTGGAAAGGCATACAGTAACCCAATGGATCAGCAGATTGTAAGCTTAGGATTGAGGCTTCCTATTGTTGACTGGGGTCTTGGCAAGGGTAGGGTTAAGATGGCTAAGTCCAGACAGGAGCTTGTTAAAGCTCAGGTAGATCAGGAACTAAATGAGTTTAAACAGAATGTATTCATAAAGGTGATACAGTTTAACAACCAGGTTGAGCAGTGCAATCTTTCATCAAGGGCGGACTCTATTTCAAAGGAGAGATATGAGTATGCAAGGGCGCAGTTTATGGATGGAACAATTGGAGTTACTGAACTTAATAATGCCCAGAACGAGAAGGATAACGCCTCTAACCGGTATATTAATGATTTGGGCAATTTCTGGCAATACTATTTTAACATTCGTAAAATGAGCCTGTTTGACTATCTAACAAGAGAGGATTTGTCTGCTGAATTTGATAAAATGGTGGGTAATTAA